In Terriglobales bacterium, one genomic interval encodes:
- a CDS encoding PEGA domain-containing protein, whose translation MNLSRILLLLLLISPTVGLGENPRVFVTDSKSWEVSGGFAGTSEGFAGGTSGGARPQTAEIIKTFGEKCSGVTINNRPDRADYVVLLDHEGGKGWIRKDNKVAVFNRDGDSIVSKSTRSLGGSVETACEAILREWSSGGAERAAAAAREQTTAKAASPAPAPAASPAKVDVSSEPSGADIEVDGAFAGSTPSTLELAQGEHVIAVKKSGYKPWERKVKITGGSIRLSADLEKIP comes from the coding sequence ATGAACCTTTCACGGATTCTCCTTCTCCTGCTCCTGATTAGCCCAACAGTGGGCCTAGGCGAAAACCCACGAGTGTTCGTTACCGATAGCAAGAGCTGGGAAGTTTCCGGCGGGTTCGCCGGCACCAGCGAAGGCTTCGCCGGCGGTACGAGCGGCGGTGCCCGCCCACAGACTGCGGAAATCATCAAGACTTTTGGGGAAAAATGCTCTGGGGTGACCATCAACAACCGTCCAGACCGCGCCGACTATGTGGTTCTACTGGACCACGAAGGTGGTAAGGGCTGGATTCGGAAGGACAACAAGGTCGCAGTGTTTAACCGCGATGGAGATTCGATTGTCAGCAAGTCCACTCGTTCCCTGGGTGGATCCGTAGAAACTGCATGCGAAGCGATTCTGAGGGAGTGGTCCAGCGGCGGCGCTGAGCGTGCAGCCGCGGCCGCGCGAGAACAGACCACCGCCAAGGCCGCTTCTCCGGCGCCGGCACCCGCTGCTTCGCCCGCCAAAGTCGACGTATCCTCGGAACCAAGCGGAGCCGATATAGAGGTGGACGGAGCCTTTGCGGGCAGCACACCTTCGACGTTGGAGCTGGCGCAGGGGGAACACGTGATCGCGGTGAAGAAATCCGGATACAAGCCATGGGAGCGCAAGGTCAAGATTACCGGCGGAAGTATTCGACTGAGCGCGGATCTCGAAAAGATCCCATAA
- a CDS encoding ABC transporter ATP-binding protein, with the protein MATQVASVVEAAIPAPPPNCMIFTHALWKTYDMGAEEVHALRGVDMRIDRGEYVAIMGPSGSGKSTLMNLIGCLDTPSKGQYWLNGQLVSELDDDELARIRNKEIGFVFQTFNLLARATALHNVELPLIYNGTPAAERIQKAEGALAAVDLADRMHHKPNELSGGQRQRVAVARALVNSPSIILADEPTGNLDSQTGAEIMALFDRLHKQGNTIILVTHEHDIAEHAHRVIHIRDGKVELDERKP; encoded by the coding sequence ATGGCAACGCAAGTCGCAAGCGTGGTCGAGGCCGCAATCCCCGCACCGCCGCCCAACTGCATGATCTTCACCCACGCCCTGTGGAAGACCTACGACATGGGCGCCGAGGAAGTGCATGCTCTGCGCGGCGTCGACATGCGTATTGACCGCGGCGAGTACGTCGCCATCATGGGCCCCTCGGGTTCCGGCAAGTCCACCCTCATGAACCTGATCGGTTGCCTGGACACCCCCAGCAAGGGCCAGTACTGGCTCAACGGACAACTGGTCAGCGAACTCGATGACGACGAACTGGCCCGCATCCGCAACAAGGAGATCGGCTTCGTCTTCCAGACCTTCAACCTGCTGGCTCGGGCCACTGCGCTGCACAACGTCGAGCTGCCGCTCATCTACAACGGCACGCCCGCCGCCGAGCGCATCCAGAAAGCCGAGGGCGCGCTGGCTGCGGTGGACCTTGCCGACCGCATGCACCACAAGCCCAACGAGCTTTCCGGCGGCCAGCGCCAGCGGGTGGCCGTCGCTCGCGCTCTGGTGAACTCTCCCTCCATCATCCTGGCCGACGAGCCCACCGGCAACCTGGACTCGCAGACCGGCGCCGAGATCATGGCGCTGTTCGACCGCCTGCACAAACAGGGCAACACCATCATTCTCGTCACTCACGAGCACGATATCGCCGAGCACGCCCACCGCGTGATCCACATCCGCGACGGCAAGGTCGAACTGGACGAGCGCAAACCGTAG
- a CDS encoding efflux RND transporter periplasmic adaptor subunit: MSRKKKIAIISGAAVAVLAIVGFTVRQSRKNVVEVQAGKVERRDLASVVTASGEIKPQRYVNISANAFGKIVKLHVREGDRVQQGQLLAQLENVQSSADVAAMRSSLEASRTDEVAAQAAMRTAQADLNRAKAELERTKLDYDRAQGLYQAALISKAEYDSRKAAFEAADAGLAQAQARLAQAHAQRESAAGRVGQAAATLTRASDVLSKTLYTAPFDGVITNLPVREGETVVVGIQNSPGSTLMTLSDLSVITAEVKVDETDIVNVKLDQPAEVTIDAIPGKTFQGKVTEIGNIAVVRSTGLATSQTTTSSQEAKDFKVVVTLQDPPANLRPGLSATAKVTTATRQGVLTIPIQALTIRQKSDLEPKGDKGSAQAAAPAPADKKKEDIQGVFVIRDHKAVFVPVETGITGVTEIEVTSGLKDGEDIVTGSYRVLRSLRNGAGVKVEKPSERKKEDQES; the protein is encoded by the coding sequence ATGAGTCGGAAAAAGAAGATAGCGATCATTTCGGGCGCTGCTGTGGCGGTGCTGGCCATCGTCGGCTTCACCGTGCGGCAGAGCCGCAAGAACGTGGTAGAGGTGCAGGCCGGCAAGGTGGAGCGCCGCGATCTGGCTTCCGTGGTCACCGCCTCGGGCGAGATCAAACCTCAGCGCTACGTGAACATCAGCGCCAACGCCTTCGGCAAGATTGTGAAGCTGCACGTGCGCGAGGGCGACCGCGTCCAGCAGGGCCAGCTCCTGGCCCAGTTGGAGAACGTCCAATCCTCCGCGGATGTGGCCGCCATGCGCTCCTCGCTCGAGGCCTCGCGCACCGACGAGGTGGCCGCCCAGGCCGCCATGCGCACCGCCCAGGCCGACCTCAATCGCGCCAAGGCCGAACTGGAGCGCACCAAGCTGGACTACGACCGCGCCCAGGGTCTCTACCAGGCGGCGCTCATCTCCAAGGCCGAGTATGACAGCCGCAAGGCCGCCTTTGAAGCCGCCGACGCCGGCCTGGCGCAAGCCCAGGCCCGTCTCGCTCAGGCGCACGCGCAGCGCGAGTCAGCCGCCGGTCGTGTCGGCCAGGCCGCCGCCACTCTCACCCGCGCCTCGGATGTCCTCAGTAAGACTCTCTACACCGCGCCCTTTGACGGCGTCATCACCAACCTGCCGGTGCGTGAGGGCGAAACCGTGGTCGTCGGCATCCAGAACTCGCCGGGCAGCACTCTCATGACGCTTTCTGATCTTTCGGTCATCACGGCCGAGGTCAAGGTGGATGAGACCGACATCGTCAACGTCAAGCTGGATCAGCCCGCCGAGGTCACCATCGACGCCATTCCCGGCAAGACCTTCCAGGGCAAGGTGACCGAGATCGGCAACATCGCCGTGGTGCGTTCCACCGGCCTGGCCACCTCGCAGACCACCACCAGCAGTCAGGAGGCCAAGGACTTCAAGGTTGTGGTCACCTTGCAGGATCCGCCAGCCAACCTGCGCCCCGGCTTGTCGGCCACCGCCAAGGTCACCACCGCCACTCGCCAGGGCGTCCTGACCATCCCCATCCAGGCACTTACCATCCGCCAAAAGTCGGACCTGGAGCCGAAAGGCGACAAGGGATCTGCCCAGGCGGCGGCCCCGGCCCCGGCGGACAAGAAGAAGGAAGATATTCAGGGTGTGTTTGTCATCCGCGATCACAAGGCCGTATTTGTGCCGGTGGAAACCGGCATCACCGGCGTGACCGAGATCGAGGTCACCAGCGGGCTCAAGGACGGCGAAGACATCGTGACCGGCAGCTACCGTGTGCTGCGTTCGCTGCGTAACGGCGCCGGAGTCAAGGTGGAAAAACCGTCGGAGCGCAAGAAAGAGGACCAGGAATCGTGA